In the genome of Epinephelus fuscoguttatus linkage group LG4, E.fuscoguttatus.final_Chr_v1, the window ACCTTTCTGGGATGGTAGACATTCTGGTCTTTCTGAGGTCTTGGGTTCTAGGTCTTTATACTGAAACATCCCAACAACTATTAGATAATTACTTTGACAAtttatacagacattcatggtctcTAGAAGATGAAGCCTGGGTGATCTCCTGACTTTTCCACGACCAGCACATCAACAATGTCCCCTATCCTGTGAAATATCTCTGGATATTTACCTGATGGACGAGCATTGGTCATGGTGGCCAAATGCTACTTCTTGACGGTTTAGGTGAACTGCTAACTTTTCCTCTGACACCATCATTGGGTTAAAGTTCTAATACTTTGGCTTATGACCAAATACCagccaaattaaaaacattacagACTCAGCTGCACTTTATGttttgtgctaattagcaaatgctagcatgctaaaggaagatggtgaacatggcaaATATACGTGCTTAACATGAGTATGTCAGCATTTTTattatgagcatgttagcatgctgatgttcaTGTTTAGCTTAGAGCAGCTGCTAGGATGGCTGTAGAGATATTTCACATTGTCTTATGATAAGAAGTCTAGTGAGCCAGACGCCCTGCCTAGCTTTAAGTGGATGATGACCTGAAAGCCAAGTGGGAATGGGATTTTTGGGTCAAAGAGTCAATGACTATTTGGGACCAAAAGAATGGGTGCACTCCTCGTGCCTCAAAGGTGTGAGACATCATGTAAAGTGGTGGTTCTGAAATGGTGTGTAGTGGCACACTGGTGTGTCATGGTGCCAACCCAATACTGCAATATTATACTGGGCCTGAGTTATGaattaattgactgtatcagtatgttgtgcacatccatttcctaataaagaggcaaactctagttaaaaaatgtaatttaatttaatgaaaaaaccCTCAcggggaacctatttgtcaccATTTGCATGTGGGAATGGTTGGTGTTTGTTACCGTCTCCTCTGAAGGCAACAGAAcacataatattaataatatattattattaataatattataaatCTGTAGCCTCTGACATTAGTGATGTAATGAATGTAAACATAGTGAAACTTTGTGTGTAAtggccatagactgtataaaagtaatggacgtagccaccttGAGATcacccaactttttttttttttaactacttttGATGTCTCgagtgggcggcacggtggtgtggtggttagcactctcgcctcacagcaagagggttgctggttcgatcccgggcatgggagcccttctgtgtggagtttgcatgttctccccgtgtcagcgtgggttctctccgggcactccggcttcctcccacagtccaaagacatgcagattggggactaggttaattgataactaaTTAAATTGTGGACTaatgtccataggtgtgaatgtgagtgtgaatggttgtctgtctctatgcgtcagccctgcgatagtctggcgacctgtccagggtgtaccctgcctctcgcccgatgtcagctgggataggctccaggccccccgcgaccctcaagaggatgaagcggttagaagatgaatgaatgaatgaatgatgtctcgagttcggcattttggcagttgccatcttgaatttttgaTGCCAGAAATGACTATGTTTGGACACAAGACTGGCGCTGTGagggagcgaggggtggatctggctGAGAGcccgaggacactatcagcagacagcttATCACTAAAAGTgtcccacccttaattatgcataactttaagccttaatatcATGTagacaggtgagttatataaaaatctacaccatgtacagttgtcattaTCCAGGAAATTatctacagagaccaaaaccattttttgtaccaggctgtaaacatgtttatttctgctataaatGTGGGCAtattaacatgggggtctgtggggactgactcctCCTCCAGCGTTAATCCTATACTTCACAGCCCCCTGTCCTCCTTTCCAGAACAATTCGGTAATTCATGTCATGTTGTATTCTTGAAATGtagctgtcattttaaaaagataaaaataaatttatatatatacatatatatatatatatatatatatatatatatatatatatacagtgtcCAAAATTCAAACTTTTTGACTCACCGGCCAAATGGCTAGTGAATGTTCAAACTTTACCAGCCACTTGCTTATTTTACTAGCATTTGGCCAGTTAATTTTAGatcctgtatatatatatatatatatacacacaaaacaaaaaggtacactgactatatatatatatgtatatatatatatatatatatatagtcagtgtacctttttgttttgtgatgCCTGGCTCCAATATAAATTGTAAACTAGACTGTGAGATTGCAGACTGAGTGAAATAGAGTCTGTTGGTGCGACTCGAGAGCTTACTGCATTGTGTCACATATCTCAGTTCCCACAGATAGCTGGTGATGGCAGATGTATTGTCTGGCTCAGAGCAGAAACAGGAAGATAATGAGGTCTGTGACAGACTGATAGAACTAAgaataaacacatacacacacacacacacacacacacacacacacaatgagaaCAGTACAATAAATAGCCTAGACGATAAACACAAGCACCAAGTGCACGCATAATCAGACATGTAATAATCTGAAGGTTGTCACTATAGTGCTATAACAGTGACGTACACCGACACATTACATTTCATTgagggcaacacacacacacacacacacacacacacactttcactgaTAAAGTGATGTACCATATACGTATACGAACTAGAAGGTGGCCAACTCAGCTGAAGATACAAGTCCACATGACCTCAGTATGGCTGTTTAGTGTAAACTCGGTCCTAACTGAAACAGATTGAGATGAATTTGATGGAAGTGAAAAGACAACATTTGAATTTACACATGTTTGaagttacacacaaacactcacacagacacaaggtGTCCTCTGATGATAAAGACTGTCTATTCAGACTAAACAATATTTGATATGGTTTTAATACTCCAGCAAGGTAGAATTGCACTTACATAAAACTCGAAGGTGGATACTACACTTCCCACAAAGCAACTCCGTCCTCTCAGTGTCTATGATTTGGAGTTGGATACTACAAGCCCATCCTGAGATACCTGAACTGACATGAATAATTTCCTAAGAGAATATATGATGTAACTGGTCTCACAGTCAGTAGGTTTGCCCCATGAATGCTAAACTGACTTTGAAATGTAGGGTGCCATGCCTCCTTCATGTGTTTGAATAGAAATTATGATTTTGTAATGAGTTGTATTAAGACTCGATTGCAGCAGAGAGGAAGCCAGGAAATGTTGGTAAtgaccaagcggcaacctccagggcgGACAGCAAAGCCAATGcataagtgccaaaaactgcaattcatcgactggccacttgaggctggctccaaaacaaagCAAATCCCCTTAGACTCCCATGACTTTacagctaaaacatgtttacagcttggttcaaaaatggttttggtctctatggcttatttcatcattcatgacaactgtacggtggtgatttttttttataacgaTCCGGTTTCAATGTTATTAAAGCTTAAACttctgcataattaagggtgtggttACTTTGACTGACAGTGCTGTCTGTTGGGCCTCATATCAGGCCACTGAACTTGACCTCCCTGCCGTGTTTTGAGGAGCTGGACCCAACTGGCCGGAACTtttctgggattttttttgtacaaatatcAGACAAATAATAAGGTATTCTTGTTTTTCCATGCTTGTTAGCTCAGCTCGTTATCATGCTATTTAGCTGCTAACGTGCAAGCTCAGAAGTCAAAATGTAATACACAAGAGTTAGTATTTAGCATGATGATACTTTTCAACAAAAGGCATCTGTGTGAGGCTGGAAAATAAAGCTCCACCAGCTCCACTTATCAatatacaaactgttgtgcGAGGATGCATCATGACCATCCTAAACATCTGATGCTGTCTCCACTATCTCCTCATATGCACATATTGTTAGACTTACAGTCTTAACTTTTGCTCTCCCCTGGTCATTATTTTGCACATTCCTGACCAAAACCGTGCAGCTCCTTCACTTTAAAAACCATTATAAAAGTTTCTATCTTATGTGTCTTTTGACTTTTGTACTTAAACCTAAACTAAAACTGTTTCTAATTCTGAAACACTTCCTGTTACATATCCATGACCGATCAAGCATTGTCATTGAGCAGATATTTTACAGAGTAAATATCTGCCTTTGTCAGAATGCATCTGCCTGACCGGAAAACAGGGTTTGTATCAGTATGATGCTGAGCTGTGGAATGCTGGGACGGTCATGTTTCGGGAAAACGAGGTCTTTGCCTGACCTCAGCCTCCCGATCACACCCAAGTGTCAACAGAGTGACACACTGACGGGCAGGGAGTAAAAGTGCAATGCCCTTCATTGAGTTTTCTCCAACTTtctctgctcacacacacacacacacacacacacacacacacgctcggTCAACACATCTACAGAACTGTAGACAATATTAGATGAGAGGAAGTGTTTCATTGTCAGTACCTTTCTTTCTGATTGCAGCAGATCAGTGTCAGTGTGGAGGCTTCAGATAGGTTTTACCCAGACTCACAGTGTTGTAACAACTCAGTCTCATTTCTTCACAATTACTTATAACCGAAGAAAATAATAACTCTAACAGTCATATTGGCACATTTCAATATCAAGTCCTTTCAGGTCTTAGATCTGTTAGTGACTCTGTAGATCTGTATTGTCCATTTCTTCCACAGTTTAGTCAAATCAAAAAGGAATCCAAACTTGTCAAGTGcctttaaaaatgaaactaaaaCTCATTTATTTCATTAGATTTTTACTgagttgaagggaaaaaaaatcaaaacaaaaaaagccccaaaaaacccaaacaatgaataatgaataaataaaactctcaaactctTAAAATAATCGCAAATATGTGCAGCAGCATTTTCATTCTAGCTGAGGCTACAGAGGCAGAGGAAGCTCCAGCAGCTAATGCTCAGTTGCACACTTGAAAATAATGCTTACTAAAAACTATTTATTTAAACCATCATGACTTTTCTAATgtcaatttaaaaatattttataacgTTTAATACATTCAATTATACTCTGTTTAACTAAGATGACTTCTTTAAGTATTGTATAtgcaatgttttcattttcagtcaaGCTAATCTGCTGAAGCAGGATATTATAGTATGATGTTATAATGTATGGATAGTGTAGTAAGTGTACGTAGTAttatatgaaaaagaaaacagagacatTTATAAACctattttaaaatgatattttttgatgattttctttcattttacttCCGTGTTAATGATCTTTTTAAATTTACCCTGAATTGTGAAGCAAGTCTGTTGCAATATGAGTGCTACAAATCAATCATTGatcattcttcttttgtttattAATGGTGATGTAAATATCATAGCCAATGATGGTTCACAGGTACATGTGATGAATTCAAGGTTACTGGTGCTATACATAGGCACACCAGTGTTTAAAGTTGGTGCGTTCTAGCAACTGTCCCGGTGCTGTTGGAGAGTGAATTTGAAtaaaatttcatttaaaagaataaagtACAAATATAAGAGTGCTAATGCTCAGGACTTATTAGAGTGCCATGCTTTCataaatgacagaaaagaaTCCATCAGGTTCACATTGTGTTATGACCTTGAACGTttcttttttggatgttttggtgaaaaaaaagagggaacTTTTCTACAATTCAGCAGTCATCATGCACCAGCACTAAAAAGAAGTCTGTTGTATAGTCAGCTACTAACGGTTAGACAAATTTGTAACTTCACAAAGCAAGTACTTTCTAACAGCTTTAAAGAGAGGGGATATGGAGATGAATTACTGGACAATCATCTCAATAAACTCAGCCAAGTTTAGCAGTCTGATTTACTAAAACCTAGCTCTAGAGACACTTCCATACAGGGTCTTGCATTTGTATCAACTTATAGCCCTATATCTGAGTCAGTAAAAGGAATAGTGGGTACATATTAGCACATTTTGAAAAGTGACCCTCAAATTTCAAGTTCATTTCAAACTCTGCTTGAAAATTTTTATAAGAGGTCTTCCAACTTGCATGATTACTTAGTGAAGTCAGATTTGCCCAAGAGGACGTCTCACATATTTGCCCATGAGGTCATCTCATATTCATATTCGTCTCATATTTCCTGGTCATAAATTCATAAACTGTTATTCTATTATCAAATGTAATCATTTTACTCATCATATGTCTGGCATTGATATCAAAGTTAGAGGCAGAATCACAtgtaaaatgcatgttttaccTGTTAAAATGTTCATGTATCTTGTATTATTTTGGGTAAAcaaaatgagaattaaaaacCAGGATCTGTGAACGCAAGTTTTCCATTTGTAATCacaatgataaatcatctgtggctTTGCAACTTCAACAGCCAGAACCACAGCTTGAATAAACTTCATTGCACTGGCAGTGAGGCACAGTGAGGATGCCACAGAGAGGTGGTAATAGGGACAGAATCTTTTTCCAAAGGGAGGCATATTGGATTCATTTCCTTGATATCCTCATCCCCAACAGGAGGAATAAGGAGATTTAATTTGATTGTTTTCATGAAGTGAATATCATTTTTTTATGAAGTgagtatatttgtgtttttattgaagtgaacatatttgtgtcatttcattttttagtGCTCTAATCCAAAACACTACGAGGATATACTTGTGTTGTTTGTGGTCACCCATAATTAACCCCACCTGTGCACAATGTTTGTGGTATTGGGTGTCTTGACCAAAACATCCATcatattaaaattttaaattgtAGTGCTGTCCTGCTCTTTTCTTCAAAGAATAAAGCATAGAATAACTATGAATGTCCCAAACATTCTAATGAAAAAATTACGGACGTCTCACCTGGGGCACCAAAATGTCAAGACATGGTCCCTCTAGAAGTCTTTCCACTCTTAAGACCATTATTAGATCACATGCTTAACTACCAACCTTTTTTCAAATTTCAGTCAGCGCAAAACACCATGAACTGTATTTTGAATACTCGGATACTTATATTCTTGAAAGATCACTTAGTTATTGGTGTGACATTTTTCTGCTAAGTGTGTGGTCATGTAAGCTCATTTGTCACTTAATACACACCCACAGTGGATTTCCTCAGCCCACAGTCAAGAAGAAAAAGTCAATATTGAACATTTCTGTGAACCCAGGATTCTGTCCAATGCTAACATCTCCGATGTGTAATTCCAGCACTGTCGGCATCCAGGGAGAGCACACTGGGCTATAAAACTGATGCTAGGCAGAAATGATCGGGAGAGGCAATGCGGTGTTGCAGCAAAAAGGTCCCCAGCCAGACTCTATGCCATCCCCACAGCACTAGGATGCCTCAATTTAGGGTATTTTTTGAATGTTATCTTTGTTTCATAGTGTTTGGAGCAGCCTTTAGAGCTCCAAATTTGCATAGGGGACAGAGTAACACAGGCCAACGGATGGATTATTGTACGGGCCagctgggcacaggcccagggtagcaaagtgtcagggggcccCTTTGCCCTCACTTACAAAATTTcaccacaaagagatgaaaaggaactgcaaagagacagacaacaaccacatggagacacagatgaccacaaagtgacacaaaacaaccaaaaatgaCATAGAATGACCTCAAAGTGAAACAAAATTGCCTCcataagacacaaaatggctacaaaaagacacaaaacaacctcaaggacacataaaatgaccaaaaatgacataaaattaccttaaagagacacaaagttacCTCAAAAGTCCCAaggctgcaaagagacacaaaaccatgaaagaggtggtggggcccagGGGCACATTTTCTTATAATAAGCCCATGAACAGGCCTTCTCTGACACCTCTGCAATGACAGGTTTAACTAAAACcctaagccccttttacaccgccagattttctgtgaatgttgggccgttttgccggcaagctgcgggtgttgagacacacagagccggattggcgagttgatccgaggtgcccaattttcagcctcgtagggtagtcatattggcggaacccttttagtttaaacagactgaggcggccttctgcaacagtaGGGGCTGATAGctggaattagtgagcagctagtagctagagggaaacacaaacctgacagacactgtaaagatgagcaactgaggagacaaggaattgcactccctccttgccctcgcaaatgaagaggccattaacagTCAGATGACGGGaatggtgaagaacgggccgacttatgagagaatcgccaaaggactgaccagccgcggcttccctcccacgtcactgtttacgtcacacgctgagccacacattttgttacttgctcacgcccactgttgccccgaaaaaggcacattctgtatgaacaaaagtaggtaggcagcattttgccgcactccccaattttgtttttatactgccaatgctgaaagaagactgattgggctttcttgcaaatttgcacaattcctgtttaaaaagggcttttggTAGGGTAACCTCTAGTGGCATTTAGCTTATTTCTAcagcacaaaatgactacaaaagacataaaacaacctcAAGGtgtcacaaaatgacaaaaataaaagacataaaatttcctaaaaaaagacacaaaattaccgcAGTAAGATATAACATAACCTCATATAGACccaaaagactacaaagagacacaaaatgaccacaaaaccataaaaagaggtggtggggccctttgtgTATCTGTGCCCAGAGGCACATTGTTTTAGAACCCACCCATGAACAGGCCCTCTCTTAAACCTCTGCAACTAAAACCTTAGGTAGGGTGACCTCTAGTGGCCTAAAGCATGTTCCTACAGCACACAGCACCTAAGTTAAGACAAGACCACGTGATTTTTAAACTGCAGTTTCAAGACACAGCATGGTCTCAAAGGTCCTGTAATTTTGTTCCCAAAAACACAGGTTTAAACCCATTTTAAACTCTAACCTCCAGCAGAGCTAATGACAGAGCAACAGCTCCACTGAGCTGGAGACAATTTGTTGACCAAATCCATCTGGGATGTTTATACGAGGTCTGCCTGTTTGCAAAAGagtgtatttatttagttagtttGCACTTAGTAGATTGTTTCATGAAAATACATTCAGGAACTGGATGAGCAATTTCATTAAAGTAATGAAATCTTAACATGGTGCTCTTTCCTGTATTTCTCTTTCCAAATTTGAAGTTTCAAGACCCAAATGCAAACAATACCATATAAGTGCCTTATTAAATGATTTAATacaaaagcacaggtgaaatcaGATGCATTCATTTATATGTAAAGACAATGAAATAGCAAAAATACAGACATGGGCATTGTTGTCTAATTAAGGACTAAAAACTGTAAAGTAGAAAAACTATGAACTGAGCAGCTGTTGGTTCATGAGTCTCTCagctctctgatggtggtggtgCCGCCCTGCGCACAGCCTTGGCCAGGGCTTGTTGGATGACCGGGTACAGTTTATAGCATCCCTCAATGCAGGTCCGAATCCCGGCGGTCAGAGTCTCTTCAGTCATTTCTCCATCTGATTGCAGCCCAGATATCTGGTTCAGGCTGGGGAGGAACGCAACAGTCAGACGGCCCTGGTTCTCACCGCtgactgagctgcagctgttttCCTCCATGTAAGAAGGGTCGACTACATAAGAGGCACCATCCTGGCGTATGGAACAACCAAGCACCAGATCATACATTTCGATCCCTGCATCTGCGAGAGCGAGAGAAGCGCACGTGACTGCGTGGGCCAGAACTGAACCGCTGTTCTCGAGAACCATCACGTTGACCTCGATCTGAGAGCGGGGATATTTGTGGAGGCACAGGGCGGGCTGCAGACTCTCATGCAGCATCAGGGAGAGGTCTTTGTCCTGGCTGCCCTGAATCCAGGAGCCCCTCTCCAGGCAGGAAAATGGAGCAAAACGCATGTCAGTTGTCAACCTGGATACACAGAGAAATACAGAGTTTTACAATACATTTCTATGTACGGCAGTAAAAGAATTTTACTCCACTATTACTCCACAATCTATGTCTTTCTATGCAGTGTACATAataagaagaaataatgtcatgATCCTCAGAGTTTGCTTGCTTTTTTTTATAACAGCATTTACTTGCACTTTTTCTTTCAATACATTGATTacatttaatataataaaattacttttgaatcttaagtacagtaaatatcagatacttttaagacttttactcaagtaatatTATAACAGGTTACTTTAACTTCTACCAAAGTCCTTTTCTAGTCAGAAATCTGTACTCTTACTCAAGTGTGGCTCTCAGGTACTTCATCCACCACAGAATGTAATAGTGGTAACTAGTGATGTTTTGTTGACTTACAGCAGTGGTTTCTCAACCTTTTTCCTTAAGGGACGCctttttcatttattaaatgtgaatattgtaACAGAGGTGAGTTTTCCCATTATTTTTAGTATACATTTCTATGTATTATGTACTTATGTTGCTTAACcaacttctttttctttgacaaattcagtgttttccctGTTTAATTAGGCCCTTGGTTGTTTTAACTGCATTCTGTTCCAATGCAGGACCAGCCTGTTTAGCAGAGAAAGGCTCTGTGAATACTGTTTCCtgtaagtttttattttacagtttatatCTTAATAATCtaagttttaaaaaatcaaaatgggttcaatttcatttagtttcctttacagaaataaataaaatgttgagATAAAGGCctactgtatttatttaaagttgATTTACACCTGTTAAAATCAAAAGGGCCTCACGACCCCCCTGCAAAACTTTGGCAACAGCACCCCCCAGTTGGGAAGCACTTATTTACAACACTCCATGATACTCCTTACAGCATATTAGTGATATAATACCTCTTAAGCCAAACACTAAGGGATGCCTCTTGGTGAACATTTATATCTAATGGTCGTGTTATTAAGTGTTTGTGTTCTCAGATAACAATGATCCATACTCCTCATGGTTACAACAGcagggcctgtgtgtgttcatgcaatATATCTCCTGTAAATAATGTAGCCAGAAGTTTGCTTTGGTATTCAAGTCCCCGTTTTTATTTTGACGTTTCATGtatcagtctgttttttttttaatctttgtacAATGTTGGAATTACGTGTTCTCACTTTAGTATTTTAATATGAGATAACATTCAGCCAACAGAAGTTACTAGTCATAAAGAGTAGCAGCGTGAGTGTGCACTGCTTATGAATTCACGCAGAAAGAGTAAGTTACAAAGTCTaactttgatgtgtgtgtgtttactgtgttgtaGACAGTGGTGGATGGAGTATCTGACAGCcacacttgagtaaaagtacatatTTCTGACTAGAAACTGATTTTGGTAGAAGTTACAGAGAGGATGTTTCTTGAGTAAAAATCTTAAGGTATCTAATATTTAGTTTACTTAGGTATCAAAAGTAATTTCATAATATTAGATGCACCTATGTATTCAAAGTAATAGTACAAGTAGATGCAGGTAATTACTAAGCAACTTAAAAATGGAGCATAAAGAAAAACGAGGTCTTTTTCAAAACTTAAATGAtatgaaaaaaaacccctgttTCTTTAAAtcgtccgtccgtctgtccctTCCTCCCtacttccttccttcctgcccTATTTTGTTGTAAGTAACTCAGATGCTTTGGGGAAATGTATTAGGGCAGaagtatacattttatttaggaaATGTAGTAGAGTAAAAattgacagaaatataaaaactcaagtaaagtacagacATTCTCAAAAATACTGGGACGAAGTATTAGTGCTTCGTTACATTACACCACTGGTTGTAGATCCTAAACAAGtcacataaaataaatcaacacatttCTAAAATTACTACATACCTTCCACATTTCATATCGGTCTCATCTTTCCGCTCTATTTCTTTGGGGCCGTAAACGCAGCACATTAACTTGGTGTTTCCAGCCTCGATGTACGCGGAGCCTTTAGCCTGGCTCACCAGCCCGCACCGGACAAACACGGGCCGCACGTCCACCTGATCCCGCTGCCGACCGTCTGCTCTGGGGCCGTGAGAGGGGAGGACGGCCACCGGTTTGCACAAAAACAGATACGGACTTTGGGAGACTTCTGGGCCGCGTACACGTTTGGTGTCGGTCGGCATGGTGCAGTGAAAATAATCAACCAAGCAAAGCGTGTGAACAAGTCCAGCTCTAAACCTGTCCCCCGGAATCACAGCAAGCAGAGAAATGGTTCCGCTATTGCGTGGCAGTGAGGGAAATTACATCAGCGATCTAAACAAGTGTGTGTAGATGTTATAATAAGCAGTAGTGTTTCAGTATTATGTTACAGAATCACAAATGATTACAAAATAGTTGGTACGCCTTGTA includes:
- the exosc6 gene encoding exosome complex component MTR3, translated to MPTDTKRVRGPEVSQSPYLFLCKPVAVLPSHGPRADGRQRDQVDVRPVFVRCGLVSQAKGSAYIEAGNTKLMCCVYGPKEIERKDETDMKCGRLTTDMRFAPFSCLERGSWIQGSQDKDLSLMLHESLQPALCLHKYPRSQIEVNVMVLENSGSVLAHAVTCASLALADAGIEMYDLVLGCSIRQDGASYVVDPSYMEENSCSSVSGENQGRLTVAFLPSLNQISGLQSDGEMTEETLTAGIRTCIEGCYKLYPVIQQALAKAVRRAAPPPSES